The DNA window gataTTTTGCAGAGCGTGAGGTAAGGATAGTCGCCGCATGCTACATGTAGCGACTTCATTTCTAGATCTTTGGCGTTCTGGAAGAATTTCGAAATTTAGTACTCTATAAAAATTGGCCACGATGCTCTATtttacagcccccccccccccccccccccccattttttatcataaagtgGCTAATTACTCTTTTTGTAATCGATGGGGTAGTATATTGGATATTATTTATTGTGCAATATTTACACcaaccaagtattattccctttatttcttacggaaacttatacatgtagttaagtcatagctctatagaaacagccaatCCCCGttcatcgattggtcgaaatctataGCGGCTGAAACCGACAGGACATAtatcgacacgccctgtttaaTGAGACTGCACGGTATAATCATGACGATTCCCttaaagtctcacaggagacgatttggcggtttcttttatctaacgtacTTTCGTATATTAACagtatttagtgaattttacttacttttcataatcaattagctattaaaaaaaagatgttaaaaattctttctttgatgattcatgcgggttatgaaggtagcgatcattgcagaaaaaaattacataacccgcgaTCATAACCCGATATCgcgggtaatgtattttttctgcaatgtcgctacctttatATCCCGAATGTTAACATGACATACATATGTATGCTTTTATTAGATATTGGAACCACGTTAAGGGTACCCTGTTCACTCGCTCTCAATTTTAGGTTGATATATCAATTCCAGTAAATTTTCTAGCAATACCTATCCATGCATCGAAGCAAAAAGTGCCTCGTATTACTATTCGCATGTCCACTCTTTTAATTCCTTGATCTAGAGACAAAACAGTTAGAAaatctgtttcaaaatattgtgttgtttggggcttttccaaatttttaagcatgtaatttttcataaatacacACCTTAAAAAAGACGTAAATTCATGACGCGGGGTGATGTCACGTATATATATCATGctataaacatcaatatcttgtaagtcttcaacaaaatttaatcaaaattttacttcaaatttgaattttgataaggaaagCTTTGATGTATTATTTTATCCAATACTGCGCCATTATGAAACGCGGTGCatagtgtgacattacttttggaacAATCCTCGTATTATTCTCTTTTgtgaagtggacaggcatagcctacatgtaggatgtaggctatgcttgttcacttctcaaaagagaatacccTCGTATTTCATCTACAGCGCGAACAAACAAGATAATCGAGCGCACGAAATAAAGCGAAGTGATGCGAGTCGCTCGAGAAGAAATTTGTGAGCGAAAAATACGATTCAATCATTCGAGATAACAAGTGCTCTTTCTTTGCGAATTTTAAAACTACGAACCACtttgtgaattttcaaaataaatatagttaTTTATTGTGCTTTAAttacttaaagcaatatgagctgcattttcatgtcgaaattttttttttacgaaaatgttattttctacgtAAGTGACAAAAgaaatcatggtttttaaatttctttcagCAATATTTTTGTTGGGAAAGTCGTTTAGAAGCCTTAAtaatattccttagaagagaaatctttcatCTGACAAGAAGTTATGGttttttcaaatcttgtttattataaaagtttaagttacatcaaaatttatcatactagcaggtatTTAccgcaaaataaaattctaaaaaatacagctcatattgagAAGTAAAagacaaatgttttaaaaaaatttacccaTCAATTGATAGTACATGTTTGCCCCCCAAAAAACTAGCCTTAGTATACTAGTACTTCCATGaatgttcatttaaaatttactaCCTGGCCTATTTTGTTACAGTTTTTGAACTGAACTATAGACTgtgttcaatgaaaaaaaaattgcaattataTCTCATTGTATACTATTTAAAGTACATGCATGAAAAAATCGCAACgtgtatgaaaatatatttttgtagagTTCATATCGTCCTACAAGCAAAAGTTTCATAAAGAAAAGGTTTGCTTACCTAGCTAAATTGACCGAGTTTGAAATATGAAGTAACTGTTTTATGAAGCTGTAAATAGCTCTGAAAAATAGTCAAACCCACCTGactaggtcaaaggtcaaaaggaCAACCAAGATAAATCGACCGGAAAAAAGGATGACCATTAAGATCAAGCAATAAATACCGTATACTCtgacaaagaaaacaaaaatatgttaaaagcctttttttcttgatttaataaattaaacctGTGCAATATGCAGGAGCTCAATTTTGTTGTCATCTTAACAAATTGTTGACTGTGCTGTCTGACGAATCACAGTAGTCTTAGTTAACGCTGTCAGATTTGTGCCCGACCGCCTCGGTCTGAATCTACGTAGCCCCAAGGCAGAACTTTCAAACGACCTTCAGTTGTATTTCTTCGTCGGTCTCTACAGGAGGTTTTATACacacatctttcttttaaatatgGAGAAATACTTGACGATTGCCTTGCTTGTAGCAGTTTGTTTCACATCAGGTAagacatttatatattttggcaTTTTGATGATTAGTTATTTTGTCAGAAGAATGTGCATAAACGGCTAATTTTAATCAATGTTGATTAAAGGTCAAACTTATAACACCATTTTTGACTTTCGCTCATATCTCCTAACATAgttttttcactttaaaaaagttttcctattttttttttttaaatgggcaTTTATGTATTGTTCTGGTTCGCTATAAGGTGGCCCATGTTATAAAAGCCGTTATGATCAATCCAACTGTATAATGCCGGATACGTAGATGATATActctataaaaatataatataaaaggTATATGATCGGCTGTTGTATTTATGCCTCTCTGTATAGGTACGTTAGGTTTCAATACAAATATCAAACCACTGCATATTTAAGTTCATATCTCCGATTTCACTCACAAAAAAGGAAGTAATTGAGCAGTAATACATAGTGTTATGTTTTATAGATTTCATtgattctttttcaaatttggGCCtagttttacaaatgaaatctGCACAAAATTTTACAACATACTGCATTCACCTTTTGTCATGCAGACGTTGCTCACGATACGTGTATTTAGTTTTAAGGATCAAATTCTACTGAATACACATGTCTTTTATATGTATAGTAACTAACCGTTAAGGAGTAATTGTTTTGAACCTGTATTGTACAATTGAAAGATTGAAAGACACATGTTGACACGTTGTCCTTACACAAATATCTTAGGGGTCACCTtttgtttgagagagagagagagagagagagaggagagagactGACAAACAGAGACGCCGGTACATAGtttcaaattttgcattttgaaaCAATAGAAGATATGAATTATAGTTGCTGACATGTCATTTGAATTACAAATGTTGCCTCCAAGCAATTAATTCGTTGAATCGTCCTTTATATTACCCTTGGGAAAGGTAGAACATTAAGTCCTTGTAACCTTTGTCGCAATGTTTAACTTTGATGAGCGGTGacatgatttctttttctgtctCCGGTTCCGATTAACAAGTACAAACAATAGCCAGCGGTTctaggtacatttttttaaccGAAGTAAATTTTTCGAGGAGACAATTATAAAACACTTGTCATTGTTTCGTTCCTTTGCTCACACCAAATGTTTTATGAAATCAAGTTGAGCTAATCACGATGCTGTTACTGTGTTAAAGTTACATGTACGAGTGtgtatttgtgtgtgtgtctatatatatatatatatatatatatatatatatatatatatatatatatatatatatatatatatatatatatatatatatatatatatatacacacacggGGTTGCGcggaaaatacgggatccgcgttgacgttactgtatatatatatatatatatatatatatatatatatatatatatatatatatatatatatatatatatatatatatatatatatatatatatatatattgtcgATCAAAACCAACtcatattcaaatttatttaattttataattttgaagaaTTGTGTGCTTTTTTCAAGGAAAGTAAAAGCACACAACACTGTGGGGCTTTATTTAAACCATTCCACAGCATTGATTGTTTTTGTCTCGGGTGAAACAGACTACGAATTTCTTCAAGGTCTAACTTTCTGTTTCAAGATTGACGAATCCAAGGCCGAATCGAAATTTCATATAAGATAATTTAtagttattttaatttatgagttatgaatacatgtatattaaaaaaaaaataccgttATCTTCATGAAAATCCTGGTCTTATCTTGACCCATTTTAGTGAAATTAATTAAAGAGACATTGtagaatgcaaaatataaaattagacTAAAACTTGAGTATTTTTTGGAAGACAtatcaaaatagattttttttaacatcctCTCCAAAGTTGAGAAACAAACCTCTTTTATAAGCGCCAGTACTGCATTTAggtacttgattttttttaacaggctATGCTTTAAACTGTATAACATGCGACTCGGCGACTGACAAAGAGTGTGGAGACCCCTTCACAGCAAATCAAGAGAAATACCTCGTCAAGTGTGAACCTGAGGAAACTTACTGCGGGAAAACAGTCAGCACTGAAGACATTCGATCCCGTAAGTATTCGGTCCACTTTGGTTTTAACGAGATCCAATTTGACGAGACACCGCTTGTAATGTATTTGTATTCACcggataatacatgtattatactctCTTAGACTTTCTTAACTCTTTGTTAAAcatcattctttttaaaaaaaatagttagagAGGCAATTTTACAATGCTTTGATTAGTTATATTGATAAGGTACAGCATCATTCGAGTCTTGatatacattattattaaatgttaaaaatcaattgtacagaagtttaatgtttttattactaGTATACGATTCTGTATTATTTTAATCCTTTTATTTATCCATAGCACCACTTGTCGTAAGAAAATGCGTAGCTGATCGAAGCAATCAGAACTACACTTGGAATCCAGAGGCCACTTGTCAGGAAATGAACCAGCTTACCGTGTGCTATTGCAAATCCAGCCGGTGTAATGGCAGTGACAAAAGCAGTCTCTGTATTTCATTGTTAACCATTGCTGTATTGTTTGCCTACATATTCAGAAAAAGTTACTAGACAATAAACAAGtaatgaagaaaattttatgaCGCGCTGAATTTCGGAAGAcacaatgaaattaaagaaaaattatatactatacatgtatatatgttactATCATTCATAATGagaactgatattttttttttacatatgaatgcTTCACATTTTTTACAATTAGTAATTCAATATGCAATCGACTGTTTTACACCATGCATAACTTTTCTAATTGCTCGCCATCatttgaaacataaatgtgAGGTTTATATATTGTAATGAATTTGCTGAATACTACCGTTATGGTAATAAAACTTTAGCTACAACATAGagacttttttttgtttcattaatcGATTGCAAGTGCGATGCAAATATCACTTGCAGCAATATGTCACTTGCAAGAGGATATAATTGCAGGGCATCACTGAATTCTCTCAATTTATTGCACTGACGATATATCAATTATGACAGACTTTTTCTGTTGTTGAACAACGTGCACCATTTTTATAAAGTGGACTAATTAGGGTATGACTTAGATTAGCTAGGACTCTATCAAAGTTAAGGTGCATCTCTCAGATGAAAATATCGATAAAATTATTGTGATGCACTTTTGAACATGAAAATATGTGTTTATTAAAAAGTAGcatgattaatttattttgctCACTTTCTTAATgcatttaatataatataagggctttattttgtataaaccAAAACGATATTTCGAATATTTAGATAGGAATAAGGTGCAAGCTTTTTAAATAACAAGGGAGTTAAGCTATCACGATTCAGAAATGTTATTGAGTAAATTTCTTTCATTAAAGTGAAATCATTAGGCCGAAAAATATTGTACGTATAAGTCATATGTGAAGCACTTGGAATATGCCTAATTTATTGGCGATAGTTTagaggggcatggtcacaattttggtcaaaaattatttttccgtttttaatgtttacaatgctttagtaagtcATTTGTAATggttgaccaaaatttgagtgtcagtcgtggTGTTAAAAGTGAGATGataattctttgctatgtaaacaaagcttttgtttacattttgaatactGAAATgtaaattccagttttagaccaaaaataatgtgtttaacgttaggaaatttttatttatgcttaaaatgaataagaagatatacaaataagtttgaaaaagatttttactggtatgttgaacccatgtaaacaaaaacaggacacgagccttgtttacatgacaaagagttGCGAGCCCTTGCTTATatctctacgactgactctcaagaTTCATTTGATCTTTAGAattgcattcataaagcattgtaaaaattaaacacagaaaaataaaatttgaccaaaatcgtcacatgcccctttaaatgctTTATGATTTTCTATCCCAGTATTCTGATAATATACTGTTGTGTAAAATACACTATATTTTTGCAACAATGAAACATAAATGaaagtaattttcttttttgataaactcttaaaagtttgataaaatgatAATGACCTTAATGTTTAATTACATATTGTATGCAATAGTTAGACTACCTATtatgtgcatgtttcttgtaCATGGCAATTTTTAATGAAACTAATACGAGATTAATAAACTGCACATATCCGATAAACATTAACtctgaaaaacttttttatttcaaagatcATGGGATCGAATAGTCCGAAATACCAAATGCTTTCCTGGCCTTTTCCAACGATTTTGGTATTTTACCTGCCAGAAAAACGACGTTTTTCTGgcattgaaaatatcaaaatcgttaaacaagCCAAGATAATGTCAGCTATTTCGGATAAGGGATTGAAATAGGATCTCGTACATGCATTCTCATACGACAGTGTACCATGCTAGTGAGTGTCCAATTTACAGCAAAAGGCCTTATTCAAAGAAACAGCactaacaaaatatcaatttagtCAATGGTTTACTCCATGCATTtcttattttatgaaaaattgtgCACATATGAACGTTTTAAGTCAACTTATCAGACAACTGAATATAATTCTTATCTTAATGAATACATGTCCGTTTTTAGGacttctattatttttttaatctatatgaagattttaaaagttttttttttattctgatgaATATAGGCCTGTTTGTACT is part of the Crassostrea angulata isolate pt1a10 chromosome 3, ASM2561291v2, whole genome shotgun sequence genome and encodes:
- the LOC128178581 gene encoding uncharacterized protein LOC128178581, coding for MEKYLTIALLVAVCFTSGYALNCITCDSATDKECGDPFTANQEKYLVKCEPEETYCGKTVSTEDIRSPPLVVRKCVADRSNQNYTWNPEATCQEMNQLTVCYCKSSRCNGSDKSSLCISLLTIAVLFAYIFRKSY